The sequence CCACCTTGAGCATCTGATCTTGTTGTCGTTGGATCTCCTCATCCATCTTCTTCATGTCATCTTCTAAGTTTTCATGCTCTGCGGCCGAtaaattagtcagccttgtgtcgctgtttggagaagcactgttgagatctttagaatcggccatataagcctgattttgtagatctgcaacttcttccccagcggagtcgccaaaaagtatgttggtgcctttttggtcaccaaacactaTAATGAACCGCTTGGCGGTACTTGGCACCTTAGGTTCGGCTCCGCAAGGTGAACGGTAGTGGCGGCCTGCGACAGGTCGCCGGATCGCCTGGTAGTGCCCTCTGcgacggcgcggacggtccgcgaccttgggccggacggtccgcgacctggacgcaggagcggtgtcttccctgcgtcacaccggacggtccgcgacctggtgacagggtcgtcttcctcctccttgctggaatctagatctcgtcccctgggagaaaagatcttaaggtgctccgggtcgacaggtcacccggggcgtccccagacgacgtggagtcgcctaggaattaagagatcaaatcgaggaagaggtcttggatggacaactagatcttgccccccgggggggtgagatcctagggtcgtcttgggatcggcgggccacccaagacggatctagacgacgtagagtcgactaggggtggaggtggatatgcggaaggctacaactagaactatgctacatctactcctagggcaggaaaagtaagtaaggtaattggttcgattggaatgtgttcgggggttctcaatcggccgtacccctttatatttataggggaggaggtctggaccttttcctaagagatagccaacaaactcccacggattagatggataaccacgcacgagataaggataaacatctgagttaatctaatctcgggatacgcggaccgtccgggcccatgggccggaccgtccgctcattttggtgtccaacagaCGTTAAAAGTCTTTGTAATTATTTCTATAATTCGATTAGATTTGAAATAATTTAACTCTAAAAAACTAAATGAATGAAGTACTAAAACATATCAGTTTATTTAATGTTATGACACTTGTCGAGCCTCCACTCAAACTAGCCATAAAACGACGAGACATGATTAGTTTACACATCTCTCTCAAACAAGGAACCTCATTAATTATCATCTATATCCATTGTTGACCCTTTCATTATTCCGGTGTGTCTAGCTCGCGCTCTATAAATACGCTGCTATTGGCCTTCTTGTCCTTCACCCGGCCGAGAAGAAATAAACCAACTGAACACTCAGTTGGAAGGAGCTCTGAGAAAAAAAAAGCTGCTCCGGGAAGAACAAGGTATAATAAAAAACTCTACTCCTATTTTATAATCGGCTTCTCTTTCAAGAGATAAAAATGGCAATGCATGCACGCATACATTCATGTATGTAGGACGACATGTATCATGTATGGAGATAAAATTATAAACATCTTAAATGACACATGAGTGAAATATAATACTGTCACTGAAAGAGAAACGGTAGTTAAGAGAGTTTTATATAGAGCAAGTATATATGTTAACGGCTTGTTTAAGAGCAAAGATATCCGAGGGGGTTTGAGAGGCTAAAATACTTTTGCTTTTCAAATAGATGAACGAAGAGAAACGGAATATAAACTTAGAGCCAGCCATCATAAAGAAAAAAAAATGGATCATAGTCAAACTAAGTGTTGCATAGATGATAAAAAAATAAACTACATTTTAAAAAGATTTATATATAAAACCATTTTATCAAACGACTTATTAGAATGCTTCCAGCTCCATCGATAGTATACATAGAGTCCACTGCACGTTATAAACTACAGTAGTTAGGATCCGCTTAACTCTTAAGGTGGGATTAACCATCTTTAATTACTTACCACCATGCATATATAGGCCTTTAACATTAGATGTTTCGATGAATTAATTTGAGCTAAGCCCTTAAATCTATCAAGAACCACTCCTAGTAAACAGTTCATAAAAAATATTTGCATCCGTTTCTTTTTAAATGGAAGTTGCATACTTGCATGCAGGGCCGTTTCTGACTTTTTCGGGGTCCAGTACGAAATCCGATATGAAGTCCTCAtctacacacacatatatataattatatatatagcaTCGAATATTTAACATATAAAAATTATTATGCACTGTTTTAAACTTATATGATTACAAATGTAAAATATAGCCAAAAACACTTACTTGTTATCTAATAtcattaaaaatatcttctaacattttgtgatacaaagtcattgcttatatcattgagatcaatctcatccaacaTTTTTTTTCGATATATAGAATCGCCAAGCCATTTAACCTCTCTTGAGTTATTGCTGACCATAAATAGTTTACaaaaatatttcaattttaaaaagcttctctcTGCCGATACAACCATCATATGTATAGTAAATGATACTATATCTATATCAAAATAGAATTTGTTTTGCTTCATTAGTAGATTCATCATCATATagttgaatataaacataaaaaatcaagagctaaaacaaATAACATTTTTAAACGGATGAAATATTcgataagtaattgagacattagtttaacaatctAAACGAGACTGATCGATAGCGCATCGCTCTTTGCGTGTTTGTGTCTAGAATAGATAGGTTTAACATGAAAAAGTGCTAGCGTCTAATGGCTAGGAATCCTCAGTGGGGCTACATCCTAGCTCCGCACCCCCATCAGATATGGCCCTGGTTGCATGCATGACATATGTACTCATCAGTTGTCAGAAATTGCTTTGTTTTGTACTGTAAGTACGAACACGAGCGCGCAGTAATACATGCCAAACACGTTTTGGTTCTCTTTTTTTATTAGAAAAAACTGTTCAAAAATGAAGTCTAACCTTTCTTTCGTCTCTCACTCTCACCGTCCACCTTGTCTCGCTATCTTTTTTTACTTTGAGTTTGAAACTAAAAATATATTAGAACTGTCGCACCACTGTATGTAGTCACACGACACGAGTCTATGGCCTGGCCATTCAGGCTTCTTGTTCGCGTGGTGGCTTGCGTTCTTTATTACTTATTATTTTGGACAAGGTTTAAGTTAAATTTTTAAAACTTTGACTATAAATAACTATTTCGTTATTTAGTTTTAAAATATAATATTTATATGCACCGATTTAttttaaaatatatttttataaaagtataaatgtcTTAAAAGTTTATTTATATTAAACCATTGATTAAAATTATATTTTGGAGATTGTGTCACTATTGTAAGCGATAACTAGTAGGATACGAGAGAGAGATTACGTATTAAGTTGAACAGTAGACTATCCAAACAAATCCTTAATAGGCATGGTCTAATAACACTGTAGACGATTCAGAGAATCCAGCTCTCTCATTGGACCTTTGAGGTTAGATTATTAATACAAGACGACATGCATGTCTCCATCAAGTGTACGTTGCCGGTGCCGGGTGGGATGACATGACACCCGTCGAAATCACATGCTCTTCTTTCTCTGTCCATTGAATGCAACTTGGGATTCGAACCAATCAAAGGTACGGTGGGCTCGTGCCTGTCTACTGCGCTGTCGTTGTCTTCTTCGATCAAGAAGAACAAAAGCTGCCCGCCTTGGAGAAGGGAAAAAAAAACTACGCTAGCATCTCTTCGTCCCCAGTCGGTCACTCCATTCAGCGTTGTTAAAACCAGTGCCATTAGCCATCCTAGCCTTCACCCTCgcggagaagaagaaagaaaccaCCTCACCTCAAGAACAGCTAGCTGCAAGGATAAAAAAAAACAAAGCTGCTGATCTATATATAATAATTAGGTAGCTCGATTTATTTTTTGGTGTGTTTTGCATGCATATGCCGCCTCACGTACTCTTGGATATTGTGCATGGGGTGCAGGCTTTGCAGTGTCTTGTTTTGGAGAGCAAAGGATCATCGTCAAGTGATGGCCAAGTCAGGGGCGCTAGAACTTGCTCGGAGCACCGGAGGGTCGCTTAGCAAGGACCAAGTCAAATCCGCCGTTGATCAGTAtgtaactctctctctctctctctcgatctctctctctctctcataacTTTTCTCCGGTTAAGTGCATGTGCATCTAGGTTCAAACTATTAACCTCTACAGTCATCAGTATCTAAAAATCCATATATAGATTAAAGGCACATGATTTTTAGTTACATCAGATCAGATAGGGTCTCTGATAGAGATGTGCTCTAGAAAATTAGATAGGAAATATGTTGCAGCTTGCATTGCTTGCAACACATACATCTCATAAAATATTACTCCCTCGATATCAGATTAAGATTCATTTTAGAGAATTAATAAATCCATATAATACTTGATATATATCatccatttgaatatagacattaAAAACCAATAGCTAAAAACAATATTATTTTGAAACGGAGGTGGTACTTTTTAGATGTACTcaaacggagggagtacatgaTTAGATAGATTATCGGCTGAAAATGCTCAAACACTCAAATCCTAGATGTTTTAGTTGATCCAGTCTATTCATAAAATGTTACTATTTCATTATGCCTTTTTATATACAAAAAAATGTTTTAAAAAAATGTTTTATATAATTAATTATTGATCAGACTTTTAAAAAAATGTTTGTGTATAGTACACCAACGAAGCCTAAAGCTCCTCGTCCTCGATTGCTTCTCCTGTTCTCCAGGGGCTGCCTCTGTCGGACCACTCCACTTCTTGCTTCCAGCAACCGTTCGTCTAGCCGGCCTGACGTCGCGGCGCCCAACACGGCAACGCGCCTTTTTCTTCCGCACGCTGCGCTGGCCCCCTTCTCTTGGTAACTTAGCCGTATTGATATATGCACTGATGACTGGCCAGAGGCGACGATGGAGACGGTCTGCTAGTTCAAGTTCTACTTCCTTCCGCGGCCGCACGCGCGTCGTTCGACGAATTGCCGGAGCCAGCTGAAAATCGCCGGAGGTGCTCTCGGCGGTCCTGGCCTGATTCTCTACCGACGCGAGCTGTGGTCAGTAGCCACGTCTGTATATCCACGTCTAGCTGGCCATCTTTGCACCCTCCCCACGTCCATGGACCCTCCAAGAGGTGGAGCTTCCACCTCCAGTGAATTAGAAGAACACAGCAGTGGTAGGGTAAGCAGATCTGCAATGTTGTGGCCTAATTCAGCACTGTTCTTCTATATAAAATTCCAAACTTACTGGGAGCCTCCATGGCTACCTTTTCTTGCACTGCCCCACCCCTGGAGTCCTGACTCCTGAACCCTCCAGGTGCCCTGGTGAGCGCTCATCATCCTctgtgatgacgatgatgatgacaaaAGAGAGGTCATTTGTTGCTAAGTCGAGACGGATGAGTATTGAGTAGGCGGCCTTATAGGAGCACTAAGATGTTCCGGGCAAATTTGTGGCATTTACACACATGCTGTTACTGCTGATTCTTCTTTAAAAGCCATGGATGTAAGTGTAATGCACTTTTTTCTCATAAAAATAGAATAACTTTACGTTTATTCTTTTACGTAAAAACTAAAAGTGTATCGTTATCTTTTTTTCCCAGTCTTTGAGCTTCTGTTCTTTTGGGACTTATGAGTTGGCCTCTACCTTACACATTCTTATCTGAGTGTTTATTTCTCTTCCTCATCAGGTATGTCAAATACCACGACCTCCATGgaggcaaacaagaatcaaggaagTCAAATTACACCGATTTGGTAGTCTTCAGTCTCCATGCAACATTAGTTAATTATTACATCGTTTATTTAATGGTTTATCAAGGTTTCACACTCGGAATCACATATGCACAATTTCCTACTGTATGAATCAGGCAAACAAGTACTATGATCTTGTCACTGGCTTTTACGAATATGGATGGGGCGACTCATTCCATCTTGCTGGCGGGTCAGCTACATATACATACCTTGCTCTAGTTATTACTATCTATCGACGAAACAACATCCGTTGTATCTCAGTTGAGATGTCGAGTTGCTCTAGATCAAAGTTTTGGTAATTTTACAGCTTCAGTCCCATACTCCCATGCTTGTATTTCAGATATCCGGGTGAGACTTCCCGTGAAGCCATTAAGCGGCACCAGCATTTTTTGGCACTACAATTGGGGCTCAAGAAGGGTATGAAGGTTAGTGGAGAAGCATAATCCTTTTGCTAATTAACTGCAGAGGGTATTCTCATTATACAAACAATAGAGGATACCAATCACTACTTTTTAAAAACTAAAATATATGTACAAACTGCAAGTAAACTCTATGGCACATTTGCTTTTCCCTCTGATTCCACCAATATACTGCCTCATCCAAACACATAGTTAATAAGGACTCTACAAACAGTGTATCGACTCTTAATTTTTCCTGCTTATCCTTTAACATACCATCCATGAGAAACTAATAAACTTTTTTTTGCAGGTTTTGGATGTGGGATGTGGAATTGGGGGACCTTTAATAGAAATCGCCAGATTCAGGCAATGATCTGCAATAATGTTTCATTGCCCATTCAATCAATAAATTCCAACAATAATGAAGaacatacatacatatatatatatatgtgtgtgtgtgaatTTTCAATTCTGTTTATTGTAGCTCAACATCGATAACTGGACTGAACAACAATGACTACCACATCTCAAGGGGCAAGGTTTTCATTTTAGCATTTTCCTTTTTGGAATAAATAAAACTTTATAGCATATGTATATGAAACATTTAATTTTTGGTTGCAGGAGCTCATTTTTTCAGCAGGTTTGAGTGAGCAATGCTGCTTCTTGAAGGTATATTGGCGTTCATAATTTTCTTTATTACATTATACTCATTAGAAGCAGTAGTGTCTTATCTTCTCTTGGTAATTTCAGGGGGACTTCATGGACATGCCAATATCTGATAACACCTTTGATGCGGCCTATGCAATACAGGCTACATGTCATGCACCAGATGCAGTATGTCTCGTGTCATACTTGTGTCCGAGTCAAAGTTAAGGTTTCACAGGAATACCATAGATTCAGTGTTTGTTTACGTTTTTTTTCTTCTAATCCCTGGTTACCGCAGCAAGGCGTCTATAGTGAGGTCTACCGTGTGCTGAAACCTGGGCAGTATTTTGCACTGGATGAATGGTGCTTGACCGACCGATTTGATCCCAACAACGCCAAGCATTTGGCCATCAAGGCTGAGATTGAGCTCGGTGATGGCCTACCTGACATCCGTACCACTCGCCAATGTGTCCAAGCTATGAAAGATGCAGGATTTGAGGTGCCACACGCTTGTATATATTACTAACCAGAAATGTTATATTCATGGGAACTGAACTGATTATGTTCTTATGTATTATTCAAGGTCGTTTTTGCAAAGGATCTTGCTCAAGTTTTTCCTTGCCCGTGGTACCGGGTGATGGATCCCACCTACTTTTCATGGGCTCACTTCCAATGCACACGCCCAGGACGGATCGTCACCCGTGCAATTGTAAGACTATATGTAAATAAAAAGATCGTCCATTGAGATGATTTTCTACTTAGTTACGTGATCTATCATCTTTGGACTTCAGACGTTTTACTGTGTGAGTTAATTCTTTTTTTTCTCAGGTCAATACACTAGAGTTCCTCCGTATTGCCCCAGCAGGCAGCATGGGAGCCTACAACGTCCTGATGAGTGCCTCTGATGGCCTTCTAAAAGGTGGCCGGTAAGTCCCCGTTTCACCGTTTTAAGCCATCTTTTATCGGCAGCCGGTTTATAAGAAATCCTTCTAAGTTCTAATGGTATGCACATAAGTAAGTGAACAACCAAATTCGATGAAACTAACAACCCCACATGCATGATCTCAGGGAAGGTATCTTCACAGCGACCTTCTTCGTCCTGGGCCGCAAGCCTCTCAAGGAAGTTGATATAGTAAGCCTCTCAAGGAAGTTGATATAGTGAACGGCGGCGTCCTTTGAGCTGCAAGATTAGTATGGGGCTGTACTCATAAGAGCTATGAATCATGGCCAACGTGTTCTGTGCTGAGGTGTGTTTACTGGATTGTCTTATGGGTTATGGCCCTTGCGCTGTGTGCTGGCCTGCTGGGTCATGTTCCCGCAGTAGCCTGTATCTGCTTGTCAGCTTGTGTGCTGTGTACTATGCACTATCTGAATAAAAATGCAGTTTTACGCATTGTTATTAATCGCACCATTTCTTGGCAACACGACTTTGATCGGACCAATGTACTGTCTGGATCTGTCATACGAGAATTCATCTATAAAAAGTATTCTCCATCTCATGTATGATCCTGTGTTCTATGCAAATTCAGAGATTAAAAAGCATTCTAGATCTTAATCAGACCTCAACCGTTTAATTTTTCTATCAAGTTAattttctacttgctttataggtCTTAAAAATGCAACACTTCATTTTTTTGTTTATAAATACACATAGCAATATTTAGTACAATCATTTATAGAAGTCATGAACGTGCCACATTTAGTCAATTTACGGTTCGTCTCACACAAATCAGAATAAACTAGTTCTATGGGGCTAAGTTTGTCACCTTCACAACCTTGTGAGGCTTATGAGGTTACTTAGATTGCACACATGCCACTTAGAACATTTGATTAATTTAAGTTTTAGGACTAATTTCGGATTTGCTATCCACGATAAGCAACCAAAACTAATATGATAAATCCCTGAATGACAAATATTTGACTCGTCTAGAATAACAACTGTCGGAGGGGAAAACCTCCtgtcgggtggcggaatgcactcgCCTCAGGCCCTCGAGGATGGTCGACATGTTTTGTCTGACCCAACAGATGAACACGAgaacacgagggtttagagtggttcaggccgccataGTGTAATACCTTACGTTCACTGTGAGTTATATTGTTTGAGAGCTTGAGAGTTATAAGTCTGAATGTCGcaagtgccttcccttttatagtccaaggaAGGGGCACTTTACAAGGGGACTGGGCCCTGACAGGTGGGCCTAGGAGTTACTTATAATACGAAACGTGAAGCGTCAGGTAGAGCTGCTGATGCTAGATCTTCCGGTGCGTATGTCCTCTTGGGTGTCGTGTTGGCCCTTGGCTTCCTATCTCCTTGCCCCGTCTAATCGGAGCACATGCGTAGGTTACGACGTAGTCTGATACGCTGTTGTGAGTATGAGTGTATGAATGGTGTCGTCCTATCTCCTCCATTCGTCTCTTCATGCCTCAGTAACACACGAGGAACAATAAAGATCATAATAAAGGGTCCATGTGTAGGTCCAAGTCCCACAAAGGTAGCTTAGTGATAACATCGTcatccacaaacttgtctagtaaCACACATA is a genomic window of Zea mays cultivar B73 chromosome 5, Zm-B73-REFERENCE-NAM-5.0, whole genome shotgun sequence containing:
- the LOC100282501 gene encoding cycloartenol-C-24-methyltransferase 1 isoform X3, giving the protein MYVKYHDLHGGKQESRKSNYTDLANKYYDLVTGFYEYGWGDSFHLAGGYPGETSREAIKRHQHFLALQLGLKKGMKVLDVGCGIGGPLIEIARFSSTSITGLNNNDYHISRGKELIFSAGLSEQCCFLKGDFMDMPISDNTFDAAYAIQATCHAPDAQGVYSEVYRVLKPGQYFALDEWCLTDRFDPNNAKHLAIKAEIELGDGLPDIRTTRQCVQAMKDAGFEVVFAKDLAQVFPCPWYRVMDPTYFSWAHFQCTRPGRIVTRAIVNTLEFLRIAPAGSMGAYNVLMSASDGLLKGGREGIFTATFFVLGRKPLKEVDIVSLSRKLI
- the LOC100282501 gene encoding cycloartenol-C-24-methyltransferase 1 isoform X1, coding for MAKSGALELARSTGGSLSKDQVKSAVDQGCLCRTTPLLASSNRSSSRPDVAAPNTATRLFLPHAALAPFSWYVKYHDLHGGKQESRKSNYTDLANKYYDLVTGFYEYGWGDSFHLAGGYPGETSREAIKRHQHFLALQLGLKKGMKVLDVGCGIGGPLIEIARFSSTSITGLNNNDYHISRGKELIFSAGLSEQCCFLKGDFMDMPISDNTFDAAYAIQATCHAPDAQGVYSEVYRVLKPGQYFALDEWCLTDRFDPNNAKHLAIKAEIELGDGLPDIRTTRQCVQAMKDAGFEVVFAKDLAQVFPCPWYRVMDPTYFSWAHFQCTRPGRIVTRAIVNTLEFLRIAPAGSMGAYNVLMSASDGLLKGGREGIFTATFFVLGRKPLKEVDIVSLSRKLI
- the LOC100282501 gene encoding cycloartenol-C-24-methyltransferase 1 isoform X2, whose product is MAKSGALELARSTGGSLSKDQVKSAVDQYVKYHDLHGGKQESRKSNYTDLANKYYDLVTGFYEYGWGDSFHLAGGYPGETSREAIKRHQHFLALQLGLKKGMKVLDVGCGIGGPLIEIARFSSTSITGLNNNDYHISRGKELIFSAGLSEQCCFLKGDFMDMPISDNTFDAAYAIQATCHAPDAQGVYSEVYRVLKPGQYFALDEWCLTDRFDPNNAKHLAIKAEIELGDGLPDIRTTRQCVQAMKDAGFEVVFAKDLAQVFPCPWYRVMDPTYFSWAHFQCTRPGRIVTRAIVNTLEFLRIAPAGSMGAYNVLMSASDGLLKGGREGIFTATFFVLGRKPLKEVDIVSLSRKLI
- the LOC100282501 gene encoding cycloartenol-C-24-methyltransferase 1 isoform X4; this encodes MKVLDVGCGIGGPLIEIARFSSTSITGLNNNDYHISRGKELIFSAGLSEQCCFLKGDFMDMPISDNTFDAAYAIQATCHAPDAQGVYSEVYRVLKPGQYFALDEWCLTDRFDPNNAKHLAIKAEIELGDGLPDIRTTRQCVQAMKDAGFEVVFAKDLAQVFPCPWYRVMDPTYFSWAHFQCTRPGRIVTRAIVNTLEFLRIAPAGSMGAYNVLMSASDGLLKGGREGIFTATFFVLGRKPLKEVDIVSLSRKLI